TATTTCTGAGCGCAAGACTATAATTTCAATGTCCCCTCGTCACACTGTCTTTCCAATTCGCAGCACATATATTCCTAGTCGACCGCCCACAACAGTCATAGAATATCTCTCGCCAGCCTCATCAATAACTACTTGTTACACCCCAATACCTACCATCGCAATGACCCAGGTGCCAATCACGCATGACGAGATGGATGAGTTGATTCAACGATACGAAAAGGAGCGCGAAAAGCGCCTCAACAAAGCCGGACTCAGTCAATACATCGACGTTCGATCGGAAGAAATTCAGGATCTTGCCAAAGACCCATGGGTAGACTACAATGACCCGCGGATCCGGAACCCCCCTCTCAAAGACGGGAGTAGCATCAAATTCTTGATCAGTGGTGCTGGACACAACGGAATCCTTTTAGGGTGTCGCTTGGTAGAGGCTGGTTTCAGCGGAAGCGATGTTGTGTGCGTTGATATAGCTGGTGGATTCGGCGGTACTTGGTATGTTTTCTTCCCTTGTGTTTGTAGCGAGGTCACAGCTAATGATGGAATAGGTACTGGAATCGTTATCCTGGACTTATGTGTGATGTAGAGAGTTACTGCTACCTCCCACTCCTTGAGGAGACCGGTTACATTCCCAAGCACAAGTACTCTTTTGGTGCGGAGATACGAGGCCAGAATGAGCGAGCTGCAAAGCATTTCGGCATTCAAGGCCAATTCTGTACGAAAATAGAGTCTCAGATCTGGGACCACGATGAAAAGGTCTGGGTTGTAACAATGACACGTACATTCGGCGAGAACACGAAGCCCGAAACTATCACAGTCTTTGCTGACTTCGTCATGCTTGCTGGCGGCATTCTCAACATACCAAAGATTCCAAAGCTCCCAGGGTGGCAGGAATTTCGCAACAACAAGCGTGTGTTCCATTCAGCTCGTTGGGACTACGACTACACCGGCGGTAACCAGGAACAGCCCGACTTGGTGAAACTCAAAGACAAGACAGTCGCAATAATCGGAACGGGTGCGACAGCACTCCAGATTGTGCCCGAATTGGCGAAATGGGCTAAACACTTGTATGTTATCCAGAGGACACCATCGTACTGCGGATATCGTGGCAACCGCTTGACGGATATAGAACATTTCAAAAGCCTATCGAAGGAGAAAGGCTGGCAGAATAGTCGACGACTTAACTTTAATTCCTGGATCACGAATAATCCTGGGAAATATGGTCCCAATCTGGTGAACGACGGATGGACTCACACACCCGCCGGCGCTGCAGTTTTGGGTTCAAACAAGAGTGTTGTTGGGCCACAAGCTATTGGGGAGCACATCAAATATTTCCAAACCCTTGACCGACCGCGGACTGACCTGTTGCGCAAGCGCGTTGATGACGTGGTCAAGGATAAGGACACTGCCGAGAAGCTGAAGCCATGGTATGGTAGCTGGTGCAAACGCCCTGCCTTCCACGACGACTACCTGGAAGCTTTCAACCAAT
This sequence is a window from Pyrenophora tritici-repentis strain M4 chromosome 4, whole genome shotgun sequence. Protein-coding genes within it:
- a CDS encoding Pyr-redox-3 multi-domain protein encodes the protein MTQVPITHDEMDELIQRYEKEREKRLNKAGLSQYIDVRSEEIQDLAKDPWVDYNDPRIRNPPLKDGSSIKFLISGAGHNGILLGCRLVEAGFSGSDVVCVDIAGGFGGTWYWNRYPGLMCDVESYCYLPLLEETGYIPKHKYSFGAEIRGQNERAAKHFGIQGQFCTKIESQIWDHDEKVWVVTMTRTFGENTKPETITVFADFVMLAGGILNIPKIPKLPGWQEFRNNKRVFHSARWDYDYTGGNQEQPDLVKLKDKTVAIIGTGATALQIVPELAKWAKHLYVIQRTPSYCGYRGNRLTDIEHFKSLSKEKGWQNSRRLNFNSWITNNPGKYGPNLVNDGWTHTPAGAAVLGSNKSVVGPQAIGEHIKYFQTLDRPRTDLLRKRVDDVVKDKDTAEKLKPWYGSWCKRPAFHDDYLEAFNQSNVTLIDTDGKGLEAFSENGFVFGGQEYEIDALILATGFTVSIDLDASERLSAVIKGDNGETMSRKFQTARNPPIFGVAMTNFPNLFGYLGPGSAGSWNFTSVYDAQAKYIAQVLKKAHMLSKDGQKVFIEVDPVSEETWGNEIAKHATWFSILQTCTPGYFTSEGEIRATEEEGMEKMLRKARFAVWGPGIVDYQERLEASAAKPGIEHFDVSVLA